From Senegalia massiliensis, a single genomic window includes:
- a CDS encoding HD-GYP domain-containing protein: MPISFVKEGTLLGKSICNEKGKTLLAKGTRLSSNYIKRIKSFGIYSIYIMDKYSDVELNDIISPQIRSKAIIKLKETYDSFEHDYSNDNLYNKKSIDKADENISNISNISEELLNDILSQKDIMVNLVDIKSADNYTYEHCLSVSIFSIILGIELGLKKEHLKYLAIGSLLHDIGKTLTPSKILNKNGKLTTQEFKIMKKHTLDGYEYLKASNKIPSPARIIALQHHEKIDGSGYPKGLKKEQIYFLAKIVSICDVYDALTSDRPYRSAMTPNDALEFLYANCSNHFDINLVRKFSNKIIPYPIGTMVKLSNKNIGIVKSINTGFPLRPKIKILSTNNTIDLMTQKNIVIENVVYNENEALA; this comes from the coding sequence ATGCCAATATCATTTGTTAAAGAAGGAACTCTTTTAGGTAAAAGTATATGTAATGAAAAAGGGAAAACTTTACTTGCAAAAGGTACAAGATTATCCTCTAATTATATTAAAAGAATTAAATCTTTTGGAATATATTCTATATATATAATGGATAAATACTCAGATGTAGAACTAAATGATATAATCTCTCCACAAATTAGAAGTAAAGCTATTATAAAGTTAAAAGAAACTTATGATAGTTTTGAACATGACTATTCAAACGATAATTTATATAATAAAAAATCCATAGATAAAGCAGATGAAAATATATCTAATATTTCAAATATATCTGAAGAATTATTAAATGATATACTCTCTCAAAAAGATATAATGGTTAATCTAGTAGATATTAAAAGTGCAGATAACTATACATATGAGCATTGTTTAAGTGTATCAATCTTCTCAATAATATTAGGAATTGAACTAGGTCTAAAAAAAGAGCATTTAAAATACTTAGCAATTGGATCTTTACTCCATGATATTGGAAAAACTTTAACTCCTTCAAAAATTTTAAATAAAAATGGAAAGTTAACAACTCAAGAATTTAAAATAATGAAAAAACATACTTTAGATGGTTATGAATATCTAAAAGCTAGTAATAAAATTCCTTCTCCAGCTAGAATCATAGCATTACAACACCATGAAAAAATTGATGGATCAGGTTATCCAAAAGGATTAAAAAAAGAACAAATATATTTTTTAGCTAAAATTGTTAGTATTTGTGATGTATATGATGCATTGACATCAGATAGACCATATAGATCTGCAATGACTCCAAATGATGCATTAGAATTTTTATATGCAAATTGTTCAAATCATTTTGATATAAATTTAGTTAGAAAATTTTCAAATAAAATAATACCTTATCCAATAGGTACTATGGTAAAATTAAGTAATAAAAATATAGGTATTGTAAAATCAATAAATACAGGATTTCCATTAAGACCTAAAATAAAAATTTTATCTACCAATAATACTATTGATTTAATGACACAGAAAAATATAGTCATAGAAAATGTTGTATATAATGAAAATGAGGCCCTAGCTTAG
- the hutI gene encoding imidazolonepropionase: protein MNNKILIKNANQVVTCSGNQQKKGSEMNELHVIDNGCIIIKDDKIEKVGTSEEILKDIDEKEYDIIDAKNKCVLPGFIDSHTHVVFGGYRAEEYNMRLKGIDYMEIMKRGGGIQSTTEATKKATLEELVQLGVKRLDSMVSFGVTSVESKSGYGLDLDTEIKQLEAMKKLDDIHPIDISKTFLGAHAVPPRYKGKEDEFIDFIIETVLPKVVEDDLAEFCDVFCEKDVFSVEQSRKLLKNAQKLGLKSKLHADEIVRIGGAELASEIGAISADHLLRASDQGIKMMAENDVVATLLPGTAFSLKEEYARARDIIDSGCAVALATDMNPGSCFTESIPLIIALATLYMNMSIEETINALTINGAAAIDRADTVGSIDEGKKADIVIHEFPTYDYIPYHIGVSTVEKVIKNGKLIFDKIKNEA from the coding sequence ATGAATAATAAAATTTTAATTAAAAATGCTAATCAAGTAGTAACATGTAGTGGAAATCAGCAAAAAAAGGGATCAGAAATGAATGAGCTTCATGTTATAGATAATGGTTGCATTATTATAAAAGATGATAAGATAGAAAAGGTAGGAACATCTGAAGAAATATTAAAAGATATTGATGAAAAGGAATATGACATTATAGATGCTAAAAATAAATGTGTTTTACCAGGGTTCATAGATTCTCATACTCATGTTGTGTTTGGTGGATATAGAGCAGAAGAATATAATATGCGATTAAAAGGCATAGATTATATGGAAATAATGAAACGTGGTGGAGGAATTCAAAGTACTACTGAGGCTACTAAAAAAGCTACATTAGAAGAATTGGTACAGTTAGGTGTTAAAAGACTTGATTCTATGGTTTCATTTGGAGTTACATCAGTAGAATCAAAAAGTGGATATGGATTAGACTTAGATACAGAAATAAAGCAATTAGAAGCAATGAAAAAGTTAGATGATATTCATCCTATTGATATATCAAAAACATTTTTAGGTGCACATGCAGTTCCACCTAGATATAAAGGTAAAGAAGATGAATTTATAGACTTTATAATAGAAACTGTACTTCCTAAAGTAGTGGAAGATGACTTAGCAGAGTTTTGTGATGTGTTTTGCGAAAAAGATGTTTTTTCAGTGGAGCAATCTAGAAAACTTTTAAAAAATGCTCAAAAGTTAGGATTAAAATCAAAATTACATGCTGATGAGATAGTACGTATAGGTGGTGCAGAACTTGCAAGTGAAATTGGTGCTATTTCAGCAGATCACTTACTTAGAGCATCAGATCAAGGAATAAAGATGATGGCAGAAAATGATGTAGTAGCTACACTTCTTCCAGGAACAGCTTTTAGTCTAAAAGAAGAATATGCTAGAGCAAGAGATATAATAGATTCAGGGTGTGCAGTAGCACTTGCAACAGATATGAATCCAGGAAGTTGTTTTACTGAATCTATACCACTTATAATAGCATTAGCTACTCTTTATATGAATATGAGTATAGAGGAGACAATCAATGCCCTTACAATAAATGGTGCAGCAGCTATAGATAGAGCTGATACCGTAGGTAGTATTGATGAAGGTAAGAAAGCAGATATTGTAATACATGAGTTTCCAACATATGATTATATACCATATCATATAGGTGTAAGCACTGTAGAAAAAGTTATAAAAAATGGAAAGTTAATATTTGATAAAATAAAAAATGAGGCCTAA
- a CDS encoding formate--tetrahydrofolate ligase, producing the protein MSKVPSDIDIAKDANIKPIFEIANKVGLDEDDLELYGKYKAKVSLDVLERYEDKADGKLVLVTAINPTPAGEGKTTTNIGLSMGLNKIGKKAITALREPSLGPSFGIKGGAAGGGYSQVIPMEDINLHFTGDIHAITSAHNLLSALLDNHIHQGNELNIDTRNITWKRVLDMNDRALRNIVVGLGGKTQEVPREDGFDITVASEIMAILCLAAGLEDLKERLGKMIVAYTYDKKAVTCDDLKATGALSILLKDAIKPNLVQTLENTPALIHGGPFANIAHGCNSVMATKLALKLGDYTVTEAGFGADLGAEKFFNIKSRYANLQPDCAVVVATVRALKNHGGVKKTDLNEENLKALEDGYENLKKHVENVKKFNVPAVVAINKFPTDTEKEIELLFEKCKLDGIEVVLSDVWAKGGEGGIDLAKKVVEVVEKGEANFSPLYNENESIKDKIKRIATEIYGAEGVEYTKGCEKQIKEIEALGYDKLPICMAKTPLSLSDDPTLKGRPEGFKITVRQIRVSNGAGFLVALTGNVMTMPGLPKTPAANNMYLSDEGEISGLF; encoded by the coding sequence ATGAGTAAAGTACCAAGTGATATCGATATTGCAAAAGATGCAAACATAAAGCCAATATTTGAAATAGCTAATAAAGTTGGCTTAGATGAAGACGATTTAGAACTTTATGGTAAGTACAAGGCAAAGGTTTCCCTAGATGTTTTAGAAAGATATGAAGATAAAGCAGATGGAAAATTAGTATTAGTTACTGCTATAAATCCAACTCCGGCAGGAGAAGGTAAAACTACTACAAATATAGGACTTTCTATGGGGCTTAATAAAATTGGTAAAAAAGCTATAACCGCATTAAGAGAACCTTCATTAGGTCCTTCTTTTGGTATAAAAGGTGGAGCAGCTGGTGGAGGATATTCTCAAGTAATCCCAATGGAAGATATAAACCTTCACTTTACAGGTGATATTCATGCAATTACATCAGCACACAATTTATTATCAGCATTATTAGATAACCACATACATCAAGGTAATGAATTAAATATAGATACTAGAAACATAACTTGGAAAAGAGTATTAGATATGAATGATAGAGCTCTTAGAAATATAGTTGTAGGACTTGGAGGAAAGACTCAAGAGGTTCCAAGAGAAGATGGCTTTGATATTACAGTAGCATCTGAAATAATGGCTATATTATGTCTTGCAGCAGGTTTAGAAGATTTAAAAGAAAGATTAGGTAAAATGATAGTAGCATATACTTATGATAAAAAAGCGGTTACATGTGATGATCTTAAAGCAACAGGAGCATTATCAATATTGTTAAAAGATGCAATTAAACCTAATTTAGTTCAAACTTTAGAAAACACACCTGCATTAATACATGGTGGACCATTTGCAAATATAGCACATGGTTGTAATAGTGTAATGGCAACTAAATTAGCACTTAAATTAGGAGATTATACAGTTACAGAAGCAGGATTTGGAGCAGACTTAGGAGCAGAGAAGTTCTTTAATATTAAATCTAGATATGCTAATTTACAACCTGATTGTGCAGTAGTAGTAGCAACAGTAAGAGCACTTAAAAATCATGGTGGAGTTAAAAAGACTGATTTAAATGAAGAAAACTTAAAAGCATTAGAAGATGGCTATGAAAACCTAAAAAAACATGTTGAAAATGTAAAGAAATTCAATGTACCAGCAGTAGTAGCTATAAATAAATTCCCTACAGACACAGAAAAAGAAATAGAATTATTATTTGAAAAATGTAAATTAGATGGAATAGAAGTTGTATTATCAGATGTATGGGCTAAAGGTGGAGAAGGTGGAATAGATTTAGCTAAAAAAGTAGTAGAAGTAGTAGAAAAAGGAGAAGCTAATTTTAGTCCATTATATAATGAAAATGAATCTATTAAAGATAAAATAAAGAGAATAGCAACAGAAATATATGGAGCAGAAGGAGTAGAGTATACTAAGGGTTGTGAAAAACAAATAAAAGAAATAGAAGCATTAGGATATGATAAACTACCAATTTGTATGGCTAAAACTCCATTATCATTATCTGATGATCCAACATTAAAAGGTAGACCAGAAGGATTTAAAATTACAGTTAGACAAATAAGGGTATCTAATGGAGCAGGTTTCTTAGTTGCACTTACAGGTAATGTAATGACAATGCCAGGGCTTCCTAAAACACCTGCAGCAAATAATATGTATCTTTCTGATGAGGGAGAAATTAGCGGATTATTTTAA
- a CDS encoding YjiH family protein, whose protein sequence is MDDPNQLKPQKYSLSSYLQFIIPSIIGILVLMVPFNYQGETTIVVALLASKLTSAAQNILPGIVLIFITITGIATVSYKLFKPSIIENNEFLKGIFNVSIFWVITRVVGMILGFLVYFQIGPEWIYSDATGGLILYDLILTLFTMFLFAGFLLPFLTDFGLLEFVGSLLTPVMRPVFTLPGRSSIDCIASWVGDGTIGVTLTNRQYEQGYYTAREASVIATTFSAVSITFSLVVLGQVDLMHMFGIYYLTIILCGFVAALILPKIPPLSRKKDIYYTENSMDTGEDIPEGFTTREWGTKLAIEKAKKTGNPKDFVINGTKIVFDMWLGVLPAIMAFGTIALIIAETTPVFEWLGMPFIPLLELLNVPYATEAAQTMVVGFADMFLPSVIGASIPSEMTRFIVATLSVTQLVYLSEAGAVILGARIPVNLKDLFFIFIERTLVTLPIIVLVAHIIF, encoded by the coding sequence ATGGATGATCCCAATCAATTAAAACCACAAAAGTATTCATTATCAAGTTATTTACAATTTATAATTCCATCAATTATCGGTATATTAGTTTTGATGGTGCCTTTTAATTATCAAGGTGAAACTACAATTGTTGTAGCATTACTTGCAAGTAAACTAACAAGTGCTGCACAAAATATTTTACCAGGTATAGTATTAATATTCATTACTATTACTGGAATAGCTACAGTTAGCTATAAATTATTTAAACCCTCAATTATAGAGAACAATGAGTTTTTAAAAGGAATATTTAATGTTTCTATATTTTGGGTTATAACACGTGTAGTCGGAATGATATTAGGTTTTCTAGTTTATTTTCAAATTGGACCTGAATGGATTTATTCTGATGCTACAGGCGGATTAATACTATATGACTTAATTCTTACCTTATTTACTATGTTCTTATTTGCAGGATTTTTATTACCTTTTCTTACTGACTTTGGACTATTAGAATTTGTAGGATCTCTTTTAACCCCAGTTATGAGACCTGTATTCACACTACCTGGTCGTTCATCAATAGACTGTATTGCCTCATGGGTTGGTGACGGAACTATTGGAGTTACACTTACTAACAGGCAATATGAACAGGGCTATTATACAGCTAGAGAAGCTTCTGTAATAGCTACTACATTCTCAGCAGTATCTATAACTTTTTCACTTGTAGTATTAGGTCAAGTTGATTTAATGCATATGTTTGGTATATATTATTTAACTATCATACTATGTGGATTTGTTGCTGCTTTAATCCTTCCAAAAATTCCACCTTTATCTAGAAAAAAAGACATATATTATACTGAAAATAGCATGGATACAGGAGAAGATATTCCTGAAGGATTTACTACTCGAGAATGGGGAACTAAACTTGCTATTGAAAAAGCTAAAAAAACAGGTAATCCTAAAGATTTTGTTATAAATGGTACAAAAATAGTTTTTGATATGTGGCTAGGTGTTTTACCAGCAATAATGGCCTTTGGTACAATAGCACTTATAATAGCGGAAACTACACCAGTATTTGAATGGTTAGGAATGCCATTTATACCACTATTAGAATTACTTAATGTTCCTTATGCTACAGAAGCTGCCCAAACAATGGTTGTAGGTTTTGCTGATATGTTTTTACCATCTGTAATAGGTGCTAGTATACCAAGTGAAATGACTAGATTTATTGTTGCTACTCTTTCTGTAACTCAATTAGTTTATCTATCTGAGGCAGGAGCTGTAATATTAGGTGCTAGAATTCCAGTGAATTTAAAAGACTTGTTCTTTATATTTATAGAAAGAACTCTTGTAACCTTACCAATAATTGTGTTAGTAGCTCATATAATATTTTAA
- a CDS encoding PRC-barrel domain-containing protein: MSDEQRGRMIKTSDLMDYEVRNFNNEKLGKLDDILFDYDNCTIAYGILSVGGFLGIGDDLYAIPWKAFKLSKDKNYLILDADKEKLENAPSFDKGKWPDVDKREWHTDIHTYYAMQPYWRYAGGHMSDPDTNTHNKKIDPRRNKTHL, translated from the coding sequence ATGAGTGATGAACAAAGAGGAAGAATGATTAAAACAAGTGATTTAATGGATTATGAAGTTAGAAATTTTAATAATGAAAAATTAGGTAAATTAGATGATATATTGTTTGATTATGACAATTGTACCATAGCATATGGAATACTATCTGTAGGAGGTTTTTTAGGAATAGGTGATGATTTATATGCAATACCTTGGAAGGCATTTAAGTTAAGTAAAGATAAAAATTATTTAATATTAGATGCAGATAAAGAGAAATTAGAAAATGCTCCTTCATTTGACAAAGGAAAATGGCCAGATGTTGATAAGAGGGAATGGCATACAGATATTCATACTTATTATGCTATGCAACCTTATTGGAGGTATGCAGGAGGGCATATGTCTGACCCTGATACAAATACCCATAATAAGAAAATAGATCCTAGAAGAAATAAAACTCATTTATAA
- a CDS encoding DUF1328 domain-containing protein — protein MLRWAVIFLIIALVAGIFGFFGIVEVAASIAKILFFIFLILFVISLIIGRRKV, from the coding sequence ATGCTTAGATGGGCTGTAATATTTTTAATAATTGCATTAGTTGCAGGAATATTTGGTTTCTTTGGAATAGTGGAAGTAGCAGCAAGTATAGCTAAAATATTGTTTTTCATATTCTTAATATTATTTGTAATATCACTAATAATTGGAAGAAGAAAAGTCTAA
- a CDS encoding YihY/virulence factor BrkB family protein: MKVKKLNIKNIIGSMKYRIQKDEVPALGAQLTYYLILSFFPFLIFLLTLLSHTSISASDVVNNLSGVLPEQSFSLITDTIEEVLQNGSTSLLSFSIIGTLWSASSGVAALIKGLNKAYDQEENRPFLLLRGFAILITIALVIGIVLAFTLLVFGEIIGNYIFSLFNLTEVFKQFWDTIRFVFPIIMLIIVFTLFYKYAPNKKRLKLKEVLPGALFTTAAWIGISLLFSFYVNNFGNYTKTYGSIGGIIILLIWLYISSIIILIGGELNATLAFDRISIIKQIKDKK; this comes from the coding sequence GTGAAAGTTAAAAAGCTAAATATAAAGAACATAATAGGTAGTATGAAATATAGAATACAAAAAGATGAAGTTCCAGCACTTGGTGCTCAACTTACATATTACCTTATACTATCATTTTTCCCCTTTCTAATATTTTTACTTACACTTTTAAGTCATACTTCAATTTCTGCCTCAGATGTTGTCAATAATTTATCAGGAGTATTGCCTGAACAGTCATTTTCATTAATAACTGACACAATTGAAGAGGTTTTACAAAATGGCTCTACATCACTTCTTTCTTTTTCTATTATAGGTACATTATGGTCAGCTTCTAGTGGAGTTGCTGCCCTTATAAAAGGACTTAATAAAGCTTATGATCAAGAGGAAAATAGACCTTTTTTATTGTTAAGAGGTTTTGCAATTCTTATTACTATAGCACTTGTAATTGGTATTGTATTAGCTTTTACTCTATTAGTATTTGGAGAAATAATTGGAAACTACATATTTAGTCTTTTTAATCTAACTGAAGTCTTCAAACAGTTTTGGGATACCATAAGATTTGTTTTTCCTATAATTATGCTTATAATTGTATTTACTCTTTTTTATAAATATGCTCCTAATAAGAAAAGATTAAAATTAAAAGAGGTACTACCTGGAGCATTATTTACTACAGCAGCATGGATAGGAATATCTCTATTATTTTCTTTTTATGTAAATAACTTTGGAAATTATACTAAAACATATGGTAGTATTGGAGGTATCATAATACTTTTAATTTGGTTATATATAAGTAGTATAATAATACTTATAGGCGGAGAATTAAATGCAACTCTTGCTTTTGATAGAATATCTATAATAAAACAAATTAAAGATAAAAAATAA
- a CDS encoding MATE family efflux transporter, with product MKDLFNDKEFFKRLIAIALPISIQNLISSSLNMVDTVMIGKLGETSIASVGIANQLFFFFTLLMFGLNSGSAIFISQYWGKRDITNIRRVLGFSIISGTLISLIFTMSALLIPEKILGIFTNDKEVIQLGVSYLLIVCFSYTITSITFSYSFASRSIGNAKLPMIVSAISLGVNTTLNYLLIFGNFGFPALGIKGAAIATLIARIIELTLLLTTIYRKGLVLDAKIREMKDLSKAFIMRIVKTTTPVILNEAFWSLGVITYSAVYGRISTEAFASVQISNTVQQVFMVVSMGIGNAAAVMIGNSIGAKDETKAIGYAKRFSIITPLIGIIIGILIIVFSPLIISFFEVSVIVRENVEKILIVFAIFMAFKVFNTTLIVGILRGGGDTTVSLFIEAGSVWLIGVPMAIVGGHILNLPVYYVVVLVSLEEFVKAMVGIPRVISKKWVRNVIEEG from the coding sequence ATGAAAGATTTATTTAATGATAAAGAATTTTTTAAAAGATTAATTGCAATAGCACTTCCTATATCTATACAAAACTTAATTTCCTCTTCTTTAAATATGGTAGATACAGTAATGATAGGTAAATTAGGTGAGACTTCAATAGCATCAGTAGGTATTGCAAATCAACTTTTTTTCTTTTTTACTCTTTTGATGTTTGGGTTAAATAGTGGCTCTGCTATTTTTATATCTCAATATTGGGGTAAAAGAGATATTACTAATATTAGAAGAGTATTAGGGTTTTCTATTATAAGTGGAACTTTAATTTCTCTTATTTTTACAATGTCAGCACTTTTAATTCCTGAAAAAATACTTGGAATATTTACTAATGATAAAGAAGTAATCCAATTAGGTGTAAGTTATTTATTGATAGTTTGTTTTAGTTATACCATTACATCTATTACATTTTCATATTCCTTTGCATCTAGAAGTATAGGAAATGCCAAATTGCCTATGATTGTTAGTGCAATTTCATTAGGCGTAAATACAACATTAAATTACCTACTAATATTTGGAAACTTCGGTTTTCCTGCATTAGGTATAAAAGGAGCTGCAATTGCTACACTAATTGCAAGGATAATTGAGTTAACATTATTACTTACAACTATATATAGAAAAGGTTTGGTTCTTGATGCTAAGATAAGAGAAATGAAAGATTTATCAAAAGCCTTTATAATGAGAATAGTCAAAACTACAACTCCAGTTATTTTAAATGAAGCTTTCTGGTCATTAGGTGTTATAACTTATTCTGCTGTATATGGAAGGATAAGCACAGAAGCTTTTGCATCTGTTCAAATCTCAAATACAGTTCAACAGGTGTTTATGGTTGTATCTATGGGTATAGGAAATGCTGCTGCAGTTATGATAGGAAATAGTATTGGAGCAAAGGATGAAACTAAAGCTATAGGTTATGCTAAAAGGTTTTCTATTATAACACCTTTAATTGGTATTATAATAGGAATTTTAATTATAGTCTTTTCTCCTCTAATAATATCATTTTTTGAAGTTTCAGTTATAGTGAGAGAGAATGTAGAAAAAATACTCATTGTATTTGCCATATTCATGGCATTTAAGGTATTTAATACAACGCTTATAGTTGGTATATTAAGAGGTGGAGGAGATACTACAGTTTCATTGTTTATTGAAGCTGGAAGTGTATGGCTTATAGGAGTTCCAATGGCAATAGTAGGAGGTCATATTCTTAATTTACCAGTATATTATGTTGTAGTATTAGTATCTTTAGAGGAGTTTGTTAAAGCTATGGTAGGAATACCTAGAGTAATATCAAAAAAATGGGTTAGAAATGTAATAGAAGAAGGATAA
- the nhaC gene encoding Na+/H+ antiporter NhaC, producing MSDDYDNSSKMSFKLAMVPVLFLIGALIIALQVYEADPHIPLIMATIVAAGISVKVGYKWDAIEKGIIDSIQSSMQAILILLIIGMLIGTWILAGVVPTMIYYGLKILSPSIFLVASTILASIVALSTGSSWTTAGTVGIALVGIGEGLGIPLPIVAGAIISGAYAGDKMSPLSDTTNLAPAMAGSNLFEHVKHMMYTTGPSYLISLILYGIIGMKYSGSVSNVDTINTILQGLSNQFTISPILFIAPIIVILLVVLKVPAIPGLLGGVFAGGILAVAFQGANLGDIINAAHYGFESTTGVQAVDDLLTRGGLDSMMWTVSLIVVALSFGGVMEKTGMLYAIAEKILTVANTTGSLILSTILTGIGVNLVTGDQYLALVITGKMYKDVYDERDLAARNLSRALEDSATLTSPLVPWNTCGAFMHNTLGINPLMYAPFAFVNILNPIISVIYGYTGITIDKKDENKQENDNKVIA from the coding sequence ATGTCAGATGACTATGATAATTCTAGTAAAATGAGTTTTAAATTAGCTATGGTACCAGTTCTATTTTTAATAGGAGCATTAATAATTGCACTTCAAGTGTATGAAGCAGATCCACATATACCTTTAATTATGGCTACTATAGTAGCAGCAGGTATAAGTGTCAAGGTAGGATATAAATGGGATGCAATAGAAAAAGGAATAATTGATTCTATACAATCTTCAATGCAAGCAATACTTATACTACTTATAATTGGTATGCTTATAGGTACTTGGATATTAGCAGGTGTTGTACCTACAATGATTTATTATGGACTTAAAATTTTATCACCAAGTATATTTTTAGTAGCAAGTACCATTCTTGCATCAATAGTTGCTTTATCTACAGGTAGCTCATGGACAACAGCAGGTACTGTTGGTATTGCATTAGTTGGTATAGGAGAAGGTTTAGGAATACCTTTGCCTATAGTAGCAGGAGCAATAATATCAGGTGCTTATGCAGGAGATAAGATGTCACCATTATCAGATACTACTAATTTAGCACCAGCTATGGCAGGATCAAATCTTTTTGAACATGTTAAACATATGATGTATACAACTGGACCTAGTTATTTAATTTCTTTAATACTATATGGAATTATAGGTATGAAATATAGTGGCTCAGTATCAAATGTAGATACAATTAATACTATTTTACAAGGATTATCAAATCAGTTTACTATATCTCCAATATTATTTATAGCACCAATAATAGTAATACTATTGGTTGTACTTAAAGTTCCAGCAATACCGGGACTTCTTGGGGGAGTTTTTGCAGGAGGTATACTTGCTGTCGCATTTCAAGGAGCAAATTTAGGTGATATTATAAATGCAGCACATTATGGATTTGAATCTACTACAGGAGTACAAGCGGTAGATGATTTGCTCACACGTGGAGGCCTTGATTCTATGATGTGGACTGTATCATTAATAGTTGTAGCACTTAGTTTTGGTGGTGTTATGGAGAAAACAGGTATGCTTTACGCTATTGCTGAAAAAATATTAACAGTTGCAAATACTACAGGTTCACTTATTTTATCTACAATATTAACAGGTATAGGAGTTAATTTAGTTACAGGAGACCAATATTTAGCACTTGTTATTACAGGAAAAATGTATAAAGATGTCTATGATGAAAGAGATTTAGCTGCAAGGAATTTATCTAGAGCATTAGAAGACTCTGCTACTCTTACATCTCCATTAGTTCCATGGAATACTTGTGGTGCTTTTATGCATAATACTTTAGGCATAAATCCATTAATGTATGCACCGTTTGCTTTTGTTAATATATTGAATCCAATAATATCTGTAATTTATGGATATACTGGAATAACAATTGATAAAAAAGATGAAAATAAACAAGAAAATGATAATAAAGTTATTGCATAA
- a CDS encoding response regulator, with amino-acid sequence MLKLYIVDDDIGIIKSLENIIEDNNLANVIGFSTSSDIAIEEIKKYRPDIVMVDLLMPNIDGIQLVDRIKKLNLEMKFIMVSQVNSKDMISEAYNKGVDFFIIKPLNIVEIKKVMNNLIESINMKRTLKNIKNVFMDNDNSDEFKEQNYDELSEIRNILNKLGIMGEKGAEDIINICSFLIEKDKSIFDFKIKEICEKVSGNPNASEQRIRRAINKALSNLAHLGIEDYMNGTFTNYNNSLFNFEDVKSEMDYIRGKRDTGGRISIRKFIDSLMTEKEFRS; translated from the coding sequence ATGCTAAAATTATATATTGTTGATGATGATATAGGAATAATAAAGTCATTAGAAAATATAATTGAAGATAATAATTTAGCAAATGTAATAGGTTTTTCTACGAGTAGTGATATCGCAATAGAAGAAATAAAAAAATATAGACCTGATATTGTAATGGTTGATTTACTTATGCCCAATATAGATGGAATACAATTAGTAGATAGGATTAAAAAGTTAAACTTAGAAATGAAATTTATAATGGTTTCACAAGTAAATTCAAAAGATATGATATCTGAAGCATATAATAAGGGTGTTGATTTTTTTATAATTAAACCATTAAATATTGTAGAAATTAAAAAGGTAATGAATAACCTAATTGAATCTATAAATATGAAAAGAACATTAAAAAATATTAAAAATGTTTTTATGGATAATGATAATTCAGATGAATTTAAAGAACAAAATTATGATGAATTAAGTGAAATTAGGAATATATTAAATAAGTTAGGTATTATGGGAGAAAAGGGAGCAGAAGATATTATAAATATTTGTTCATTTTTGATTGAAAAAGATAAGAGTATATTTGATTTTAAAATAAAAGAAATTTGTGAAAAAGTAAGTGGAAATCCGAATGCTTCTGAGCAGAGAATAAGAAGAGCAATAAATAAAGCATTATCTAATTTAGCACATTTGGGAATAGAAGATTATATGAATGGAACATTTACTAATTATAATAATTCATTATTTAATTTTGAAGATGTAAAATCAGAAATGGATTATATAAGAGGAAAAAGAGATACAGGAGGAAGAATTAGTATAAGAAAGTTTATAGATAGTTTAATGACGGAAAAAGAATTTAGAAGTTAA